Proteins from a single region of Gossypium arboreum isolate Shixiya-1 chromosome 1, ASM2569848v2, whole genome shotgun sequence:
- the LOC108464438 gene encoding pentatricopeptide repeat-containing protein At5g46100-like, with amino-acid sequence MAFLCKGFLRAVAKRGLSSKFVRTPFKSQRSLSSLDPLPNKLLQLPSSLIKSTLDSATRFPQDNPHFSWDSLLACLPSLSSDKARLVLEWKLEKMLKGNERDYDQYLYLMSLCAKIRNASLAMHVFTSMEIHGIKPTASLFNSLIHACLSSKDTITALNLFEIMQSSEDYKPNDETYETFIIGFSSLGNTDAMKSWYSAKKDAGYCATLQTYESLVSGCIKAREFDGADRFYDEIKSTGIMPSETILENLLEGFCRRRRFNQVKEFIKACLEVWQEISVKMAEEVVGLYLEHGKLEEMEELLSTVVESGQAVTLFSQVNSGIIRMYAALNRLDDVEYSVGRMLKQGLSFRCADDVEKVVCCYFREEAYDRLDLFLEHIKRSHKLAKSTYDLLVAGYRRAGLSQRLDTVIKDMELTGVR; translated from the exons ATGGCGTTCCTTTGCAAGGGTTTTTTAAGAGCAGTAGCTAAAAGAGGTTTAAGTTCTAAATTTGTTCGAACCCCTTTTAAATCTCAACGCTCGTTATCGTCTTTGGATCCTCTTCCAAACAAGCTGCTTCAGTTGCCCAGCTCATTAATCAAGTCTACCCTTGATTCAGCTACCCGTTTTCCCCAAGATAATCCCCACTTTTCCTGGGATTCCCTCCTTGCCTGTCTCCCCTCTTTGTCATCTGACAAGGCTCGGCTT GTTTTGGAATGGAAATTAGAGAAAATGTTGAAGGGAAATGAGAGAGATTACGATCAGTATTTGTATTTAATGTCTCTTTGTGCAAAGATCCGAAATGCTTCACTGGCAATGCATGTGTTTACTTCAATGGAGATTCATGGGATTAAACCCACAGCTTCCCTTTTCAATTCCCTTATACACGCCTGTTTGTCTTCGAAGGATACGATTACAGCATTGAACTTATTCGAGATTATGCAGAGTTCAGAGGATTATAAACCAAATGATGAGACTTACGAGACCTTCATAATTGGGTTTTCGAGTTTAGGAAATACTGATGCCATGAAAAGTTGGTACTCGGCAAAAAAAGATGCCGGTTATTGTGCCACTCTTCAAACATATGAATCTCTTGTTTCCGGTTGCATTAAAGCTAGAGAATTTGATGGTGCCGATAGATTCTACGATGAAATAAAATCAACCGGAATAATGCCTAGTGAGACCATATTGGAGAATTTACTGGAGGGGTTTTGTAGACGCCGGAGATTCAATCAAGTTAAAGAGTTCATCAAAGCTTGTCTAGAAGTTTGGCAGGAAATTAGTGTCAAGATGGCTGAGGAGGTTGTCGGTTTATATTTGGAACATGGAAAATTAGAAGAAATGGAGGAGCTACTTTCAACTGTAGTGGAGTCAGGTCAGGCTGTCACACTTTTCTCACAGGTGAACTCCGGGATCATAAGGATGTATGCCGCGTTAAATCGATTGGATGATGTAGAATACTCTGTGGGCAGGATGTTGAAACAAGGATTATCTTTCAGATGCGCCGATGATGTTGAGAAGGTTGTCTGCTGTTACTTCAGGGAAGAAGCTTATGATAGGCTAGATCTATTTTTGGAACATATTAAGCGTTCTCATAAGCTCGCGAAATCGACTTATGATTTGTTGGTTGCGGGGTATCGAAGAGCTGGGCTTTCTCAGAGATTAGACACGGTGATAAAGGATATGGAATTGACTGGAGTTCGGTGA